A genomic stretch from Ovis canadensis isolate MfBH-ARS-UI-01 breed Bighorn chromosome 5, ARS-UI_OviCan_v2, whole genome shotgun sequence includes:
- the NR2F1 gene encoding COUP transcription factor 1, whose product MAMVVSSWRDPQDDVAGGNPGGPNPAAQAARGGGGGAGEQQQQQAGSGAPHTPQTPGQPGAPATPGTAGDKGQGPPGSGQSQQHIECVVCGDKSSGKHYGQFTCEGCKSFFKRSVRRNLTYTCRANRNCPIDQHHRNQCQYCRLKKCLKVGMRREAVQRGRMPPTQPNPGQYALTNGDPLNGHCYLSGYISLLLRAEPYPTSRYGSQCMQPNNIMGIENICELAARLLFSAVEWARNIPFFPDLQITDQVSLLRLTWSELFVLNAAQCSMPLHVAPLLAAAGLHASPMSADRVVAFMDHIRIFQEQVEKLKALHVDSAEYSCLKAIVLFTSDACGLSDAAHIESLQEKSQCALEEYVRSQYPNQPSRFGKLLLRLPSLRTVSSSVIEQLFFVRLVGKTPIETLIRDMLLSGSSFNWPYMSIQCS is encoded by the exons ATGGCAATGGTAGTTAGCAGCTGGCGAGATCCGCAGGACGACGTGGCCGGGGGCAACCCCGGCGGCCCCAACCCCGCAGCGCAGGCggcccgcggcggcggcggcggcgccggcgagcagcagcagcagcaggcgggCTCGGGCGCGCCGCACACGCCGCAGACCCCGGGCCAGCCCGGAGCGCCCGCCACCCCCGGCACGGCAGGGGACAAGGGCCAGGGCCCGCCCGGCTCGGGCCAGAGCCAGCAGCACATCGAGTGCGTGGTGTGCGGGGACAAGTCGAGCGGCAAGCACTACGGCCAATTCACCTGCGAGGGCTGCAAAAGTTTCTTCAAGAGGAGCGTCCGCAGGAACTTAACTTACACATGCCGTGCCAACAGGAACTGTCCCATCGACCAGCACCACCGCAACCAGTGCCAATACTGCCGCCTCAAGAAGTGCCTCAAAGTGGGCATGAGGCGGGAAG CGGTTCAGCGAGGAAGAATGCCTCCCACTCAACCCAATCCAGGCCAGTACGCACTCACCAACGGGGACCCCCTCAACGGCCACTGCTACCTGTCCGGCTACATCTCGCTGCTGCTGCGCGCGGAGCCCTACCCCACGTCGCGTTACGGCAGCCAGTGCATGCAGCCCAACAACATCATGGGCATCGAGAACATCTGCGAGCTGGCCGCGCGCCTGCTCTTCAGCGCCGTCGAGTGGGCCCGCAACATCCCCTTCTTCCCGGACCTGCAGATCACCGACCAGGTGTCCCTGCTCCGCCTGACCTGGAGCGAGCTGTTCGTGCTCAACGCAGCCCAGTGCTCCATGCCGCTGCACGTGGCGCCGCTGCTGGCCGCCGCCGGCCTGCACGCCTCGCCCATGTCCGCCGACCGCGTCGTGGCCTTCATGGACCACATCCGCATCTTCCAGGAGCAGGTGGAGAAGCTCAAGGCGCTGCACGTCGACTCGGCCGAGTATAGCTGCCTCAAAGCCATCGTGCTGTTCACGTCAG ATGCCTGTGGCCTGTCGGATGCGGCCCACATCGAAAGCCTCCAAGAGAAGTCGCAGTGCGCGCTGGAGGAATACGTGAGGAGCCAGTACCCTAACCAGCCCAGCCGCTTCGGCaaactgctgctgcggctgcccTCGCTGCGCACCGTGTCGTCCTCGGTCATCGAGCAACTCTTCTTCGTCCGTTTGGTAGGTAAAACCCCCATCGAAACTCTCATCCGCGACATGTTACTATCCGGGAGCAGCTTCAACTGGCCTTACATGTCCATCCAGTGCTCCTAG